From Hydractinia symbiolongicarpus strain clone_291-10 chromosome 12, HSymV2.1, whole genome shotgun sequence, one genomic window encodes:
- the LOC130622029 gene encoding serine/threonine-protein kinase DCLK2-like — translation MVLRGTLPPLTNARYRENTTRTRVQLKKPLGFTAKDSYRYRARKKMNDLPFIPHADSKPKVVLFYKNGDRNFRGYHVTVTPRRFRNFDNLLNELTRVTNLPQGARFIFTPDSGNRIDNLEQLADGKSYVCGSFPKLKRINYGCAPDGSVRKCQVNRNFIPSQNSIKMRVETDRPPANVKPKIITIIRNGIGRPRKCVKVLLNKRTAQVYDQVLNDITSAVGVDGSSGVRKLFNTNGQLVMSLSELFGEEDVFVAVGSEKFRFTEIPYMLDELGLSKQRRKNKPKSVPLPPTKRSPPKTTPDKRPTEIRTLKKLPDIKKKEKEAIIENVEENKKMKGSVRENLKKEAKKVTEDSIDHIVFSDNEIENVVATVVANVQSPVSSTKLSSASENEKSSKSSKSTISSKSTKSLKSENSSISSSTNVSEMKKVIIDVVENDENNNKSNANVNPEISHVDLESDNSSVETDDEEDKDVVDSIGVNKGIEDKVINSEDNDDDDSDHIDSKDHDDIDSKDNADSVESSSTDTVTVQSTHSSNSKLPSVKSPLLNYSVAKRDVTRISERVDTSEKLFELYDFGAKLGDGNFAVVKEGVDKKTGEKYAIKIIDGAKIKGKDALLRNEIKIQQECFHPNIVQLYHDYHSPTEIFLVMELISGGDFFDLVAQNVKFEEEEAAGYVRDLCSGLDYLHQRNIVHRDIKPENLMVYETSGGQQIIKLADFGLAMKVTQPIFTICGTPTYVSPEILMEKGYGLEVDMWAAGVIIYIMLCGFPPFRSPNRQQTELFDMIEAGEFEFLEPYWDDVSDLAKDLINNILVVDVDNRFKASQVFSHPWLEQYNLSRNNTMEWSPKKKNRFKTMAKGVQSLQRMKFLLDLKLQRGENFITHVSSHASSQSHQET, via the exons CACGGAAGAAAATGAATGATCTACCTTTCATACCTCATGCTGATTCAAAACCAaaagttgttttgttttacaaaaatggTGATCGTAATTTTCGAGGATATCATGTAACAGTGACTCCTAGAAGGTTTAGAAACTTTGACAACCTTTTAAATGAGTTAACTCGTGTGACAAATTTACCACAGGGTGCTAGGTTTATTTTTACACCTGATAGTGGGAATCGCATTGATAACTTGGAACAGCTGGCTGATGGCAAGTCTTATGTATGTGGGTCTTTTCCAAAATTAAAAAGGATTAATTATGGCTGCGCGCCAGATGGTTCAGTTAGAAAATGTCAGGTTAATAGAAATTTCATTCCTtcacaaaattctataaaaatgAGGGTTGAAACTGATAGACCTCCTGCAAATGTTAAACCTAAAATCATTACTATTATACGAAATGGAATTGGTCGCCCAAGAAAATGTGTTAAAGTTCTTCTGAATAAACGTACTGCACAAGTTTATGATCAAGTTTTAAATGATATAACCTCAGCAGTTGGCGTTGATGGAAGTTCTGGTGTGAGAAAGTTGTTTAATACAAATGGCCAGTTAGTCATGAGTTTATCAGAATTATTTGGAGAAGAAGACGTTTTCGTAGCAGTTGGAAGCGAAAAGTTCCGGTTTACAGAAATCCCATACATGCTAGATGAACTTGGTTTAAGCAAGCAGCGAAGAAAAAATAAGCCAAAATCAGTCCCACTGCCACCTACAAAACGAAGTCCACCCAAAACCACACCTGACAAACGACCTACAGAAATccgaacattaaaaaaattgccagatataaagaaaaaagaaaaggaggCAATAATTGAGAAtgttgaagaaaataaaaaaatgaaaggttCGGTcagagaaaatttgaaaaaagaagCTAAAAAGGTTACTGAGGATAGTATTGACCATATTGTATTTAGTGATAACGAAATTGAAAATGTAGTGGCCACTGTAGTGGCCAATGTGCAATCTCCTGTCTCATCAACTAAATTATCATCAGCAAGTGAAAATGAAAAGTCATCAAAAAGTAGCAAATCCACAATAAGCAGCAAATCAACGAAAAGTTTGAAATCAGAAAATTCATCAATTTCATCTTCTACAAATGTGTCTGAAATGAAAAAGGTTATTATTGATGTAGTCGAAAATGATGAGAACAATAACAAGTCTAATGCAAATGTCAATCCTGAAATTTCTCATGTGGATTTAGAGTCAGATAATAGTTCTGTGGAAACTGATGATGAAGAAGATAAAGATGTGGTTGATAGTATTGGAGTTAATAAAGGTATAGAAGACAAAGTTATCAACTCCgaagataatgatgatgatgacagtgATCATATTGACAGCAAAGATCATGATGACATTGATAGTAAGGACAATGCTGATTCAGTGGAGAGCTCCTCCACAGATACAGTTACTGTTCAAAGTACTCATAGTAGTAATAGCAAATTGCCTTCAGTCAAATCCCCTTTGTTAAATTATTCAGTTGCAAAGAGAGATGTCACACGTATAAGTGAAAGAGTAGATACAAGTGAAAAGTTATTTGAACTTTACGATTTTGGAGCAAAATTAGGAGATGGGAATTTTGCAGTGGTTAAGGAAGGTGTTGacaaaaaaactggagaaaaataTGCCATAAAAATAATTGATGGTGCGAAAATTAAAGGGAAGGACGCACTACTTcgaaatgaaattaaaatccagcaagaatgttttcatccGAATATTGTTCAATTATATCATGATTATCATTCTCCTACAGAAATATTTCTTGTAATGGAATTAATATCTGGTGGTGACTTTTTCGATTTAGTTGCACAAAACGTGAAGTTTGAGGAAGAAGAGGCAGCTGGTTATGTAAGAGATTTGTGCAGTGGTCTGGATTATCTTCATCAGAGAAATATTGTTCATAGAGATATTAAGCCAGAGAATTTAATG GTTTACGAGACTTCAGGTGGTCAGCAGATAATAAAACTTGCTGATTTTGGTCTTGCTATGAAAGTAACGCAGCCTATTTTCACAATATGTGGCACACCAACTTATGTATCACCAGAAATTTTAATGGAAAAGGGTTACGGGCTTGAAGTTGATATGTGGGCTGCTGgtgttattatttatattatgctTTGTGGCTTTCCACCATTTCGAAGTCCGAATCGTCAACAAACTGAATTATTTGATATGATTGAAGCAGGAGAATTTGAATTTTTGGAGCCATATTGGGATGATGTATCAGATTTAGCAAAAGATTTGATAAATAACATTTTAGTTGTTGATGTTGACAATCGCTTTAAAGCTAGTCAAGTGTTTTCCCATCCATGGCTGGAACAGTATAATTTAAGTCGCAACAACACAATGGAATGGTCACCAAAGAAAAAGAACCGGTTTAAGACAATGGCAAAAGGCGTTCAATCATTACAAAGAATGAAATTCTTACTAGATTTGAAACTTCAAAGGGGAGAAAATTTTATTACTCATGTTAGCTCACATGCTAGTTCACAAAGTCATCAAGAAACTTAG